The Syntrophobacterales bacterium genome contains the following window.
CAAAAAACCGATCAGGTGGGTCCGTTTATCGGCGGTGGGTGGGTTCATTCTTTGTCGGCGGTGACACTGATTTTTCCCAAAAGAAGATTCGCTGCGGCGGTTGCGAGAACAGGTGCGCTGTTCTGAAACTTACGTTCGGAAACAATAACCGTTTTTATACGGGAAACCGCTGCGAACGGCATTTCAGTAATGATGCCAAAAAAAATCTTGACATTGCCCATTTTTGTGAGATAGAAGCACTCCGCAAGAATGAACGTTTACTCATTTGCGGGTGGGGATTGAATCATGAAAACATCAGACAAGCGTCGCGACATCATGCAAGCAGCCCTCGACCTCATTGCGGAACAGGGTTTTCATCGAACCCCGATGGCCGAGATATCCGAAAAGGCGGGCGTGGCCGCCGGGACGATTTACCGTTATTTCGAGAGCAAGGACGTTCTCATCACCGCGTTGTACCGGGAACTGGAAGGGAAAATCATCACGGTTCTCCAGGGAGGCTATCCATCCGGGAGGCCCCTCCGGGAAAGATTTCTCTACCTGCTCAGGGAACTCATCCGATATTTTATAACGAATCCTCATCATTTCCGCTACATGGAGCAGTACTACAACTCGCCGTACGGAATCTCCCTGCACAGAGACAAGCTTTTGGGTAAGTCCGGCAACCACGATATCCTGATGGATATTTTTGAACAGGGGATCGAGCAGCAGGTTCTCAAAGAGTTTCCGAAGGCCGTGCTGTTTTCCCTGGCCTTCGGTCCCCTGATCTCTCTGATGCGCGACAATATTGTCGGCTTCATCGTCCTGGACGATCCCCTGATTGAGCGAATCACGGAAGCCTGCTGGGACGCGATCAAAAGGTGATGCCCATATTTCATGGTGGAATCGGGGCGTTATTCTTAGAATAAAGCATGAGAGTTCATTTTTACTCGGAAGTGAGTTTCACTGTGTTTTACTCACGATCAAAACGTCGTCTTCCGGATGTGATCGACAATGGGTCGTAAAATTTCAAATAACAGAGGTGTCGCATGCAGATTTATGACAGGGCAAAACGAATCGCCGCCGGGGGTGTGCTTGCCGGGATCTTGATCCTGGGCGGTTGCGGGCAGACCACCACGGGCGGATCCCCACAGGCTGGACCCCCCGAAGTCGCCGTTGTTACCATACAACCGAAACGGTTTGTGGTGACAACTGAATTGGCCGGGCGGACGTCCGCCAATCGGGTCGCCGAAGTGCGTCCCCAGGTGGGCGGTATCATCCAGAAGCGTCTGTTCGAGGAAGGCGCCGATGTCAAGGCCGGCCAGGTGCTTTATCAGATCGACCCCGCCCCCTTTCAGGCGGCGTACGACAATGCGGCGGCGAGCCTTGCGGCCATGCGGAAAGCTGCCGACCGGGCACGGGCCGCCCTGAGAGCGAGCCTCGCCGGCGTCACCCGGCAGCAGGCCACCCTGGATTTCGCCCGGACGAACCGCGGGCGCTTCGAGGAGCTGTCCAAAGAGGGCGCCGTCTCCGCCAGCCAGCGCGACCAGGCCGTAACTGAGGCCGACGTGGCCGAAGCCACGATTCGGGCCGCCGAGGCGCAGGTGGAGAGCGACCGGGCAGCGGTAGCCGCGGCCGAGGCAACCATCCATCAGGCGGAAGCGGCGCTGGAGACGTTCCGGATCAATCTGAAGTACACCCGTGTGACGGCCCCCATCTCGGGCCGGATCGGGAGATCCGGCTTCACGGAGGGCGCCCTGGTAACGGCGCAACAGCCCGTAGCCCTGGCTACCATTCAACAACTGGATCCCATGTACGTGGATTTGCCCCAATCCACGACCGAGCTGCTGCGATTGCGGCGCCGCCTGGAGGACGGCCGTCTCAGTCACAACGGGGAGATCCGGGACAAGGTCCGCCTCCTCTTTGAAGACGACGCCAAATATCCCTTGGAAGGGGCGCTTCAATTCCGCGACGTCACGGTAGATCCGACGACCGGATCGGTCATCCTGCGGGTCCTGTTTCCCAACCCAAAGGGGGTTCTGCTGCCGGGCATGTTCGTCCGGGCGGTGGTGGAAGAAGGATTCAATAAGCAAGCGCTCCTGATTCCTCAACAGGCCGTCTCCCGCAACCCGAAGGGGGATCCCGTTGCACTGATCGTGGACGCCGAGGGCAAGGTGCAACAGAGGATGCTTACACTGGATCGTGCCATCGGCAATGTATGGCTTGTGTCATCGGGTCTGGCAGCAGGCGATCGGGTGATCGTCGAGGGGATGCAAAAGGTGAGACCGGGCGCTTCCGTGAAAATGGTTCCCTTTGAAGCGGATGGGGCAAAGAAAAACGGGGAAGGTCGGAAAGCGGCCCTCGCGGCTGTAAAAGCGGGAGGCAAGTGATGCTATCGAGATTCTTCCTGGACCGTCCAGTCTTCGCTTGGGTGATCGCCATTGTCATGATGGTGGCAGGCGGCCTGGCAATCTACAATCTGCCCATATCCCAATACCCCCCCATCGCACCGCCGTCGATTGCCATCACGGCCTTCTACCCGGGGGCTTCGGCGGAGACCGTTGAAAACAGCGTGACGCAAATCATCGAGCAGAAGATGGCCGGCTTCGACAAGATGCTGTACCTGTCCGCTGCGAGCGACTCGTCCGGCTCGTCTCGCATCGAGCTGACCTTTGCCCCGGGGACCGACCCGGACCTCGCCTGGGCCCAGGTGCAGAACAAGCTTCAGCTCGCCATGTCGAGCCTGCCGGACGTGGTGCAACGGGGAGGCGTCAAGGTCAGCAAATCCACAAGGAACTACCTGATCATCGTGGGTCTGATCTCGGAAGACGGCAGCATGGATGGCAATGATTTGCGAGACTATGCCCAATCCAACCTGGAGAAGGTGCTCTCAAGGGTTCCGGGGGTCGGCGAGGTTGAAACCTTTGGCACCCAGTACGCTATGCGGGTCTGGCTCAACCCCGATAAACTCACCGATTACCGGATGACGGTTCAGGATGTGATCACGGCGCTGCGGGTCTACAACGCGCAGGTTTCCGCAGGCCAGTTCGGCGGGGCGCCGGCGGTGAAGGGCCAGCGTCTGAACGCCGCCATTATTGTCCAGAGCTTGCTCAAAACGCCGGAGGAGTTTGCCGCCATCCCCATCCGCACAAATCCGGACGGATCCGTTGTACGGGTCAAGGATGTGGGACGAACGGAACTGGGCACCGAGCAATATGACATCCAGGCTTATTTCAACGGCAAACCTTCCGCCGGCATGGCGATCAGGCAGGCCGCGGGCGCCAATGCCTTGGACACGGCCGATGCCGTCCGGGCCAAGCTGGCAGAAATGAGCCGCTACTTTCCCTCCGGCATGAAGGTCGTTTATCCCTACGACACCACTCCCTTTGTCACGGTGGCCATCAAGGAGGTGGTCAAGACCCTTTTCGAGGCGATCCTGCTCGTTTTCCTGGTGATGTTTCTGTTCATGGGAAACATGCGGGCCACCCTGATTCCGACCATCGCGGTGCCGGTGGTGATCCTGGGCACTTTCGCGGTGCTGGGGCTTTTCGGGTTCACCATCAACATGCTCACGATGTTCGCCATGGTGCTGTCCATCGGTCTTCTGGTGGACGACGCCATCGTGGTGGTGGAGAACGTGGAACGGATCATGGGCGAGGAAGGGCTTTCGCCGCGGGAAGCCACGGCCAAGTCCATGGACCAGATCACCAGCGCCTTGATCGGCATCGGGTTGGTGCTCTCGGCGGTCTTCGGCCCGATGATGTTTTTCGGCGGTTCCACCGGGGTGATCTACCGGCAGTTTTCCGTAACCATCATCGCCTCCATGCTCCTTTCGGTGGTGGTGGCCTTGGTGCTGACGCCGGTTCTCTGCGCATCGCTTCTCAAGCCGGTGCCCAAGGGGCACGAGGCGGCGGAAACGGGAATCCGGTTCTTACGTCCCTTCTTCCGGTGGTTTGACCGCATCTTTTTCCGAACCAGGGACGTTTATCTGAAAGTGGTCGGTCACGCTCTTTCGAGGAAACGGCGTTATCTATTTGTCTTTTTGCTGATCGTAGTGGCGATGGGCTACCTGTTTCAACGGATGCCCACCGCCTATCTCCCGGACGAAGATCAGGGTATCCTGTTGGTTCAGGCCATGCTCCCGGCGAACTCGACCCTGGAGCAGACCGAGGAAGTCTTGGAGAGAGTCAGGAACCATTTTCTTGAGAGCGAGAAGGACGCAGTGGAATCCGTCATGACGGTTGCCGGCATGAGCTTCTCCGGCAGGGGACAGAATGTGGGCCTGGCTTTCGCCAAGCTCAAGGACTGGAAGCTGCGGAGCCGGCCGGACCAGAAGGTCTGGGCCGTGGCCGGAAGGGCCATGGGGGCCTTCTCCCAGATCCGCAACGCCATGGTGTTTGCGTTCGCGCCGCCGGCGGTCATCGAACTGGGCCAGGGCACGGGGTTTGATTTTCAGTTGCTCGACCGCGGCGGTCTGGGCCACGCCGATCTGATGGCGGCCCGCAACCAGCTTCTCGGCATGGCCATGAAGGACCCGAGATTGGTACGGGTTCGACCCAATGGCCTGGAAGATGTGCCCGAATACCGGATTGACGTGGATTGGGAAAAGGCCGGCGCCCTGGGGGTCCCCATTGCCGCTATCAACAACACCATTTCGGCGGCCTTCGGCAGCGCCTATGTCAACGACTTTATCCAAGGAGGCCGGGTCAAGCGGGTTTTCGCCCAGGCGGACGCCCCTTTCCGCATGCTGCCCGGAGATCTGGAAAAGCTCTATGTGGGCAATACTGCGGGTAAGATGGTCCCCTTTGCCTCTTTTGCGTCCGGCCATTGGACTTCCGGATCTCCCAAGCTGGAGCGCTTTAACGGCTTTCCATCCATCAACATCTGGGGCGAGCCGGCGCCGGGGAGGAGTTCCGGTGAGGCGATGCGGATCATGGAAGAACTGACCGCGAAGCTGCCTCCGGGGATCGGTTTCGACTGGACGGGGCTCTCCTACCAGGAGCGTCAGGCCGGCGCCCATACGGCCCTTCTGTACGCCTTTTCGATTCTGGTGATTTTCCTGTGTCTGGCGGCGCTCTACGAGAGTTGGCCTATTCCCCTTTCGATCCTGCTGGCCCTCCCCCTTGGGGCAATCGGTGGCGTGATTGGATCGACTCTCAGGGGCTTACCCAATGACGTCTATTTCCAGATCGGGCTTTTGACCACCCTCGGCTTGACGACCAAGAACGCCATCCTGATCGTCCAGTTCGCAAAGGCGCGGGTGGATGAAGGAATGGGGTTGATCGAAGCAACGCTGGAAGGGGCAAAATTAAGGTTGCGTCCCATTATCATGACCTCGCTGGCGTTCGGATTCGGCGTGATGCCGCTGGCGTTTGCGACCGGAGCAGGCGCAGGCGCCCAAAAAGCGATCGGCACCGCCGTGCTGGGAGGGATGGTCACAGCCACCTTTTTGGTGACCTTGTTTGCACCCCTTTTCTATGTGGTGATCGAAAAGCTCTTCGGAAAACGGGGGAAGCGTGAAGCATCCAAGACAAACGATACAAATCCATCGGAGGATCGATGATATGAATATAAACCGGTTTCTTCTTGTGGGTGCGATCATCGCCCTTCTGGGGGGGTGCACGCTGGCCCCGGAATACACGCGGCCTGCCGCTCCCGTCCCGGCCGATTGGCCGGCCGGCGCGGCCTATCAGGAAACGAAGTCCGCCGCATCCGCGCCGATGGCGGAGGGGTTGCCGTGGCGGGAGTTCTTCACCGATGAACGCTTGCAAAAGATCATCGAAACCGCCTTGAACAACAACCGCGATCTGCGGCTTGCTGCCTTGAATGTCGAGAGGGCGCGGGCGTATTACGGCATTCAGCGGGGCGAACTTCTGCCTTCGGTCAATACGGTCGGGAGCGGGAG
Protein-coding sequences here:
- a CDS encoding efflux RND transporter permease subunit; this translates as MLSRFFLDRPVFAWVIAIVMMVAGGLAIYNLPISQYPPIAPPSIAITAFYPGASAETVENSVTQIIEQKMAGFDKMLYLSAASDSSGSSRIELTFAPGTDPDLAWAQVQNKLQLAMSSLPDVVQRGGVKVSKSTRNYLIIVGLISEDGSMDGNDLRDYAQSNLEKVLSRVPGVGEVETFGTQYAMRVWLNPDKLTDYRMTVQDVITALRVYNAQVSAGQFGGAPAVKGQRLNAAIIVQSLLKTPEEFAAIPIRTNPDGSVVRVKDVGRTELGTEQYDIQAYFNGKPSAGMAIRQAAGANALDTADAVRAKLAEMSRYFPSGMKVVYPYDTTPFVTVAIKEVVKTLFEAILLVFLVMFLFMGNMRATLIPTIAVPVVILGTFAVLGLFGFTINMLTMFAMVLSIGLLVDDAIVVVENVERIMGEEGLSPREATAKSMDQITSALIGIGLVLSAVFGPMMFFGGSTGVIYRQFSVTIIASMLLSVVVALVLTPVLCASLLKPVPKGHEAAETGIRFLRPFFRWFDRIFFRTRDVYLKVVGHALSRKRRYLFVFLLIVVAMGYLFQRMPTAYLPDEDQGILLVQAMLPANSTLEQTEEVLERVRNHFLESEKDAVESVMTVAGMSFSGRGQNVGLAFAKLKDWKLRSRPDQKVWAVAGRAMGAFSQIRNAMVFAFAPPAVIELGQGTGFDFQLLDRGGLGHADLMAARNQLLGMAMKDPRLVRVRPNGLEDVPEYRIDVDWEKAGALGVPIAAINNTISAAFGSAYVNDFIQGGRVKRVFAQADAPFRMLPGDLEKLYVGNTAGKMVPFASFASGHWTSGSPKLERFNGFPSINIWGEPAPGRSSGEAMRIMEELTAKLPPGIGFDWTGLSYQERQAGAHTALLYAFSILVIFLCLAALYESWPIPLSILLALPLGAIGGVIGSTLRGLPNDVYFQIGLLTTLGLTTKNAILIVQFAKARVDEGMGLIEATLEGAKLRLRPIIMTSLAFGFGVMPLAFATGAGAGAQKAIGTAVLGGMVTATFLVTLFAPLFYVVIEKLFGKRGKREASKTNDTNPSEDR
- a CDS encoding TetR/AcrR family transcriptional regulator, producing MKTSDKRRDIMQAALDLIAEQGFHRTPMAEISEKAGVAAGTIYRYFESKDVLITALYRELEGKIITVLQGGYPSGRPLRERFLYLLRELIRYFITNPHHFRYMEQYYNSPYGISLHRDKLLGKSGNHDILMDIFEQGIEQQVLKEFPKAVLFSLAFGPLISLMRDNIVGFIVLDDPLIERITEACWDAIKR
- a CDS encoding efflux RND transporter periplasmic adaptor subunit, with product MQIYDRAKRIAAGGVLAGILILGGCGQTTTGGSPQAGPPEVAVVTIQPKRFVVTTELAGRTSANRVAEVRPQVGGIIQKRLFEEGADVKAGQVLYQIDPAPFQAAYDNAAASLAAMRKAADRARAALRASLAGVTRQQATLDFARTNRGRFEELSKEGAVSASQRDQAVTEADVAEATIRAAEAQVESDRAAVAAAEATIHQAEAALETFRINLKYTRVTAPISGRIGRSGFTEGALVTAQQPVALATIQQLDPMYVDLPQSTTELLRLRRRLEDGRLSHNGEIRDKVRLLFEDDAKYPLEGALQFRDVTVDPTTGSVILRVLFPNPKGVLLPGMFVRAVVEEGFNKQALLIPQQAVSRNPKGDPVALIVDAEGKVQQRMLTLDRAIGNVWLVSSGLAAGDRVIVEGMQKVRPGASVKMVPFEADGAKKNGEGRKAALAAVKAGGK